A genomic window from Thermococcus nautili includes:
- a CDS encoding metallophosphoesterase family protein produces MRRLIALALVLVVLASGCIGSTQTQSSTTSTSQPTGINFAKYPTGKVIGSWWELFNETFYVSDGYEGLVKHYFPNAKVEPFSQFNGSGIVVLSQGDEVKSRILFGKPVQVQKLEPFGYIAYKYGTHLPGPWLGAIAILNSDKGPLMVVTGTSRAGVGASLYFLRELKDGKVSVDPNAVVRSGSFEGILLKEFGDVNFNGIPDSDEHYGLYQLLYDEPFNYYWRVVKGENVTVSGGFIRLVNGTTVYIRALGFNVTVKVENPKNVQLTYVIENINPELMALPEGAKILDNTTVEFTTSEPSFSIVAKNVSEYRVLAFGDHRPASGDKPPEVFLKIMNGINNESGAFVIDGGDLVYSGTIYQWAELMKVWHWNKPVFIAVGNHEYQGEGVSIFHYYFGPTDYAFSLGNYRYIFANDISNDYSLTDEQFAWLKKQFEIAKERGERPVVVMHAPPYDPRPGGDDHAMSEESAKELLELMKEYNAFGIFSHIHIYWNGTYDGVHFIITGGGGAPLYAKPDEGGFYHYTILTMEPDGKVDIKVVKVST; encoded by the coding sequence ATGAGGCGTTTGATTGCACTTGCCTTGGTTCTCGTTGTTCTAGCCAGCGGTTGCATAGGCTCAACTCAGACGCAAAGCTCAACGACGTCCACATCTCAGCCCACTGGAATTAACTTCGCCAAGTATCCCACTGGAAAGGTCATCGGAAGCTGGTGGGAGCTCTTCAACGAGACGTTCTACGTCAGCGACGGCTACGAAGGCCTGGTTAAGCACTACTTCCCGAACGCAAAGGTCGAGCCCTTCTCCCAGTTCAATGGAAGCGGTATAGTCGTTCTCTCGCAGGGGGACGAGGTTAAGTCGAGGATACTCTTCGGAAAACCCGTCCAGGTTCAGAAGCTTGAGCCCTTCGGCTACATCGCCTACAAGTACGGAACCCACCTTCCGGGTCCCTGGCTCGGCGCGATAGCGATTCTCAACTCCGATAAGGGTCCCCTCATGGTCGTTACTGGAACGAGCAGGGCCGGCGTCGGTGCTTCGCTCTACTTCCTCAGGGAGCTCAAGGACGGGAAGGTTTCGGTCGACCCCAACGCTGTCGTTCGCTCAGGTTCCTTCGAGGGAATTCTCCTCAAGGAGTTCGGCGACGTTAACTTCAATGGAATCCCAGATAGCGATGAGCACTACGGGCTCTACCAGCTCCTCTACGACGAGCCCTTCAACTACTACTGGAGGGTTGTGAAAGGCGAAAACGTCACCGTCAGCGGGGGTTTCATAAGGCTCGTCAACGGCACGACGGTCTACATAAGGGCCCTAGGTTTCAACGTCACCGTGAAGGTTGAGAACCCGAAGAACGTCCAGCTGACCTACGTCATCGAGAACATTAACCCCGAACTTATGGCCCTTCCTGAGGGGGCTAAAATCCTCGACAACACAACGGTCGAGTTCACCACGAGTGAGCCGAGCTTTTCAATAGTTGCTAAGAACGTCAGCGAATACCGCGTCCTCGCTTTCGGCGACCACAGGCCGGCGAGCGGTGACAAGCCCCCAGAGGTCTTCCTCAAGATAATGAACGGCATCAACAACGAGAGCGGGGCCTTCGTCATAGACGGTGGCGACCTCGTTTACTCCGGCACAATCTACCAGTGGGCCGAGCTCATGAAGGTCTGGCACTGGAACAAACCCGTCTTCATAGCGGTTGGAAACCACGAGTACCAGGGCGAGGGAGTGAGCATCTTCCACTACTACTTCGGTCCAACTGATTACGCCTTCAGCCTCGGAAACTACCGCTACATCTTCGCCAACGACATAAGCAACGACTACAGCCTGACCGACGAGCAGTTCGCCTGGCTCAAGAAGCAGTTTGAGATAGCCAAGGAGCGCGGTGAGAGGCCGGTCGTCGTTATGCACGCACCGCCCTACGACCCGAGGCCCGGCGGAGACGACCACGCGATGAGCGAGGAGAGCGCGAAGGAGCTCCTGGAGCTCATGAAGGAGTACAACGCCTTCGGAATCTTCAGCCACATCCACATATACTGGAACGGAACCTACGACGGCGTTCACTTCATCATAACCGGCGGAGGGGGCGCGCCCCTCTACGCGAAGCCCGACGAGGGTGGCTTCTACCACTACACTATCTTGACGATGGAGCCCGACGGAAAGGTTGACATAAAGGTGGTCAAGGTCTCCACCTGA
- a CDS encoding TRAM domain-containing protein: MYGDRFGGYGRDYGNEAPVKVGERYTVKIESLGKGGDGIAKIQGFVIFVPNTQVGDEVEIVINSVKRKFAFASVIE; the protein is encoded by the coding sequence ATGTACGGAGACAGGTTTGGTGGATATGGAAGGGACTACGGAAACGAAGCCCCGGTTAAGGTTGGAGAGCGCTACACCGTCAAGATTGAGAGCCTTGGTAAGGGCGGCGATGGAATCGCCAAGATTCAGGGCTTCGTGATATTCGTCCCGAACACCCAGGTTGGAGACGAGGTTGAGATTGTGATTAACTCCGTCAAGAGGAAGTTCGCATTCGCCTCGGTCATCGAGTGA
- a CDS encoding 4Fe-4S dicluster domain-containing protein, translating into MSGILIDPGKCIACRACEVACEREHGRSFITVFEFESSAVPLNCRHCEKAPCIEACPTGALFRDKDGAVMVDVKKCIGCEVCLLACPFGIPEIAGKVMVKCDLCPERRAEGKLPLCVQTCPTGALSYVEPNDFSAGRRKAYAERLALRRSENAPGL; encoded by the coding sequence TTGAGCGGGATTCTAATCGACCCCGGTAAGTGCATAGCCTGCAGGGCCTGCGAGGTTGCCTGCGAGAGGGAGCACGGGAGGAGCTTCATAACGGTCTTCGAGTTTGAAAGCTCTGCCGTTCCGCTGAACTGTCGCCACTGCGAGAAGGCGCCGTGCATAGAAGCCTGCCCAACGGGGGCGCTCTTCAGGGACAAGGATGGGGCCGTTATGGTGGACGTTAAGAAGTGCATAGGCTGTGAGGTGTGCCTACTGGCCTGTCCCTTCGGGATTCCGGAGATTGCCGGAAAGGTCATGGTGAAGTGCGACCTATGCCCGGAGAGAAGGGCCGAGGGGAAGCTCCCGCTCTGCGTCCAGACCTGCCCGACGGGGGCTTTGAGCTACGTCGAGCCCAACGACTTCTCTGCAGGTAGAAGGAAGGCCTACGCCGAGAGGCTCGCCCTCAGGAGGTCTGAGAATGCGCCCGGTCTTTGA
- a CDS encoding NADH-quinone oxidoreductase subunit B family protein — translation MVMEKLKVLHVDIGGCEGCNVSIIRAYPKLMDSVELDISYLRDGECMYDEYDVALITGGVCMNEPRIGEELKEIREKAKVVVAFGSCAALGGILRFCRGGQAPRPDHRNFQPINSVIEVDYSIPGCPPTPQMLQSFFKYFMAGNETRLRLFKVTAGVKKLSGFDLIDDVVLTGLCIGCGACELSCPTGAIKLIDKRPTLAQERCIRCGTCYIRCPRASQIICLGGVKT, via the coding sequence ATGGTTATGGAGAAGCTGAAGGTCCTTCACGTTGATATAGGCGGTTGTGAGGGCTGTAACGTGAGCATCATCAGGGCCTACCCCAAGCTCATGGATAGCGTAGAGCTCGACATATCCTACCTCCGCGACGGGGAATGCATGTACGACGAGTACGACGTGGCCCTCATAACCGGCGGCGTCTGCATGAACGAGCCGAGAATCGGAGAGGAGCTGAAGGAGATAAGGGAGAAGGCCAAGGTCGTCGTTGCATTCGGTTCGTGCGCGGCGTTGGGAGGAATACTGCGCTTCTGCCGTGGCGGTCAGGCGCCGAGGCCGGACCACAGGAACTTCCAGCCGATAAACAGCGTCATAGAGGTTGACTACTCGATACCCGGCTGTCCGCCGACGCCCCAGATGCTCCAGTCCTTCTTCAAGTACTTCATGGCAGGAAACGAGACGAGGCTGAGGCTCTTCAAGGTCACCGCGGGGGTGAAGAAGCTCAGCGGGTTCGACCTCATCGACGACGTCGTTCTAACGGGCCTCTGCATAGGATGTGGGGCCTGCGAGCTCTCCTGTCCGACCGGGGCCATCAAGCTCATAGACAAGAGGCCGACCCTGGCCCAGGAGAGGTGCATACGCTGTGGAACCTGCTACATCCGCTGTCCGCGCGCGAGCCAGATTATATGCCTCGGGGGTGTTAAGACATGA
- a CDS encoding cupin domain-containing protein, whose protein sequence is MFVGHYKDVPEKDTGFEGVTIRWLVSPKLGAKNFAMRYFVLKKGAEIPIHQHDWEHEIFIMKGEGIITNGKEEYHVKAGNFLYVPPNEPHGYKALTDTFEFLCLIPAKKEAIPEEEWA, encoded by the coding sequence ATGTTCGTCGGGCACTACAAGGACGTCCCCGAGAAGGACACCGGTTTTGAGGGAGTGACGATAAGGTGGCTCGTTTCTCCGAAGCTCGGAGCGAAGAACTTCGCGATGCGCTATTTCGTTCTCAAGAAGGGCGCCGAGATTCCGATACACCAGCACGACTGGGAGCACGAGATTTTCATAATGAAGGGCGAGGGGATAATAACCAACGGAAAGGAAGAGTACCACGTCAAGGCCGGGAACTTCCTCTACGTCCCGCCCAACGAGCCCCACGGCTACAAGGCCCTAACTGACACCTTCGAGTTCCTCTGCCTCATCCCGGCCAAGAAAGAGGCCATCCCCGAGGAGGAGTGGGCTTAA
- the fdhF gene encoding formate dehydrogenase subunit alpha translates to MKVPVVCPYCGVGCRLYIEQTPSGYRLDYADDVPGIPNENGSLCPKGNAVLDLLSKDRLRKPLKAKEEGKFVEVSWGEAIKEVAERLREIARDDPNGLMFFGSAKTYNEPNYLVQKLARMLGTNNIDHCARLCHSSTVAGLKAVFGAGAMTNTYRDIERADVIMIWGHNYAETHPVGFRYVIKAKERGARVIVVDPRYTRTAWFSDIFLQLYPGTDIALANGLMHVIIKHGLHDKEFVERRTVGFQELKKTVEKYTPERVEEITGVPAELIEEAAVTFAKAENAVVTWAMGLTQSVHGYDNVRAVATLIAITGHIGKPGNGASPMRGQNNVQGACDLGVLPNVFPGYQAVTDEEKRMFFEEFWGTELSGEVGLTTVEATHEALKGRLKAYYIVGENPVISEANSKNAVKALRRLEFLVVQDIFPTETTRLADIVLPATSMLENEGSLTNTERRVQWSFKAIEPPGEARPDWWIVSEVGKALGFTGSGPKGFNYRSAEDVLREINACTPQYRGITPERLKANLAGIHWPCPSEDHPGTPLLYTERFLTPDGKAHLAAVEHRPPAETPDDEYPLILTTTRYVGHFHTLTMTGRSELLRKRWREPFLEVHPGDARRFGLEDNGWALIETRRGRYAARVKVTKAVKPGVVAIPWHWGANVLTNDVLDPVSKIPDTKACACRVKPVGEVEARRILEELRAEGVVA, encoded by the coding sequence TTGAAGGTCCCCGTCGTGTGCCCCTACTGTGGGGTCGGCTGTCGGCTCTACATCGAGCAGACGCCGAGCGGTTACAGGCTGGATTACGCTGACGACGTACCGGGCATCCCCAACGAGAACGGAAGCCTCTGTCCAAAGGGCAACGCCGTCCTCGATTTGCTCTCGAAGGACAGGCTCAGGAAGCCCCTCAAGGCGAAGGAAGAAGGTAAGTTCGTCGAGGTGAGCTGGGGTGAGGCCATCAAAGAGGTCGCCGAGAGGCTTAGGGAGATAGCCAGAGACGACCCCAACGGGCTTATGTTCTTCGGCTCGGCAAAGACCTACAACGAGCCGAACTACCTCGTTCAAAAGCTGGCCAGAATGCTCGGGACCAACAACATCGACCACTGCGCCCGCTTATGCCACTCCTCAACGGTTGCAGGTTTGAAAGCCGTTTTCGGAGCGGGGGCGATGACGAACACCTACCGCGACATCGAGAGGGCGGACGTGATAATGATTTGGGGCCACAACTACGCCGAAACCCACCCCGTCGGCTTCCGCTACGTCATCAAGGCCAAGGAGAGGGGCGCGAGGGTCATCGTCGTTGACCCGCGCTACACGAGGACCGCGTGGTTCTCGGACATCTTCCTCCAGCTCTACCCCGGAACGGACATAGCGCTCGCCAACGGCCTGATGCACGTCATCATAAAGCACGGCCTCCACGACAAGGAGTTCGTGGAGAGGAGAACCGTCGGATTCCAAGAGCTCAAGAAGACCGTCGAGAAGTACACGCCCGAGAGGGTCGAAGAGATAACCGGTGTTCCCGCGGAGCTGATAGAGGAGGCGGCGGTTACCTTTGCAAAAGCCGAGAACGCCGTAGTTACGTGGGCGATGGGGCTAACGCAGTCGGTTCACGGCTACGACAACGTCAGGGCCGTCGCGACGCTCATAGCAATCACCGGCCACATAGGGAAGCCCGGAAACGGAGCCTCTCCAATGCGCGGGCAGAACAACGTCCAGGGAGCCTGCGACCTCGGCGTTCTCCCGAACGTCTTCCCCGGCTATCAGGCAGTTACGGACGAGGAAAAGCGGATGTTCTTTGAGGAGTTCTGGGGAACTGAGCTGAGCGGTGAAGTCGGCCTTACGACGGTCGAGGCGACGCACGAGGCCCTGAAGGGCAGGCTGAAGGCCTACTACATCGTCGGCGAGAACCCGGTGATAAGCGAGGCCAACTCAAAGAACGCCGTCAAGGCCCTTAGAAGGCTCGAGTTCCTCGTCGTTCAGGACATCTTCCCGACCGAGACGACGAGGTTGGCAGACATCGTTCTGCCGGCAACTTCAATGCTCGAAAACGAGGGTTCGCTCACCAACACAGAGAGGCGCGTGCAGTGGAGCTTCAAGGCAATCGAACCGCCAGGGGAGGCGAGGCCCGACTGGTGGATAGTGAGCGAGGTCGGAAAGGCCCTCGGTTTCACCGGAAGCGGACCAAAGGGCTTCAACTATCGCTCCGCCGAGGACGTTCTGAGGGAGATAAACGCATGCACGCCCCAGTACAGGGGCATAACGCCTGAGAGGCTCAAGGCCAACCTGGCGGGAATCCACTGGCCGTGCCCGAGCGAAGACCACCCGGGAACGCCCCTGCTCTACACCGAGCGCTTCCTAACGCCTGACGGAAAGGCCCACCTTGCCGCTGTGGAGCACAGGCCCCCGGCCGAAACACCCGACGATGAATACCCGCTCATCCTGACGACGACGCGCTACGTCGGGCACTTCCACACGCTGACGATGACTGGAAGGAGCGAGCTCCTGAGGAAGCGCTGGAGGGAGCCGTTCCTCGAGGTCCACCCGGGCGATGCAAGACGTTTCGGGCTTGAGGACAACGGCTGGGCGCTCATAGAGACGAGGCGCGGGAGATACGCCGCGAGGGTGAAGGTTACCAAAGCTGTGAAGCCCGGAGTTGTCGCGATTCCCTGGCACTGGGGGGCCAACGTCCTGACCAACGACGTCCTCGACCCGGTTTCAAAAATCCCGGACACTAAAGCATGCGCCTGCCGCGTTAAGCCCGTTGGAGAGGTCGAGGCGAGGCGGATTCTGGAGGAGCTGAGGGCCGAGGGGGTGGTAGCTTGA
- a CDS encoding 4Fe-4S dicluster domain-containing protein, with product MRPVFDWERCIGCLACVRACKAGALSYSDEDGVRRITFEPRLCDGDLLCVEVCPVNAVKGFPNHESGESSATFELARCENCGRLTEFTVKEVEWARKMGHFTVFLCSTCRRVESARKIGEGLE from the coding sequence ATGCGCCCGGTCTTTGACTGGGAGAGGTGCATAGGCTGTCTCGCCTGCGTGAGGGCCTGCAAAGCCGGCGCCCTGAGCTACAGCGACGAAGATGGAGTGAGGAGGATAACCTTCGAGCCGAGGCTCTGCGACGGTGACCTGCTCTGCGTTGAGGTCTGCCCGGTAAACGCGGTGAAGGGCTTCCCAAACCACGAGAGCGGGGAGAGCTCGGCCACCTTCGAGCTGGCGAGGTGCGAGAACTGCGGAAGGCTGACGGAGTTCACGGTTAAGGAGGTTGAATGGGCCCGGAAGATGGGCCATTTCACCGTTTTCCTTTGCTCAACCTGCAGAAGGGTTGAATCGGCAAGAAAAATCGGGGAGGGATTGGAATGA
- a CDS encoding nickel-dependent hydrogenase large subunit, which translates to MGEVRLDRVCRVAGEAKLILYEEDGTVQDALFIATAPVRGFEKMVIGKNPLFAVEAVMRICGLCHASHGIAAVEAVEHAIGIAPPRNGLLMREALGLINRAQSHALQFLMMAGDLIKEEKRNEVLFKLMDFHAKVSDYLLKLGGAATHPPNLTIGGMLRVPKWSVFNNLKARFPDLMKSWEELKEVLLDEDVQTEIAEELREARREMPYLASSFFYGDRYNIRTDAVETMPYYEFRKEEPARESTTLVAFYDGKKVEAGPRARMKTYREFRDNSLYGIHLARVLDTELAILRLGEILDEIDMNEAFRVKNITFGPGRGVGVYEAPRGTLIHYLELGEEGRVVSSKIVVPTMFNIPVMEEMAKGLSVKAAEAVMRLYDPCIPCTTHVVRMR; encoded by the coding sequence TTGGGCGAGGTCAGGCTTGACAGGGTCTGTCGCGTCGCGGGCGAGGCGAAGCTGATACTTTACGAGGAGGACGGAACCGTTCAGGATGCGCTCTTCATCGCGACCGCGCCGGTCAGGGGCTTCGAGAAGATGGTTATAGGAAAGAACCCGCTCTTCGCCGTCGAGGCGGTCATGAGGATATGCGGCCTCTGCCACGCGTCCCACGGCATAGCGGCCGTTGAAGCGGTCGAGCACGCGATAGGAATAGCCCCACCGAGGAACGGCCTTCTCATGAGGGAAGCGCTGGGGCTGATAAACAGGGCCCAGAGCCACGCCCTCCAGTTCCTCATGATGGCGGGAGACCTGATAAAGGAGGAGAAGCGGAACGAGGTGCTCTTCAAGCTCATGGACTTCCACGCCAAGGTAAGCGACTACCTGCTCAAGCTCGGTGGCGCGGCAACCCACCCGCCGAACCTGACGATAGGCGGAATGCTCCGCGTTCCCAAGTGGAGCGTCTTCAACAACCTGAAGGCGAGGTTCCCCGACCTCATGAAGAGCTGGGAGGAGCTAAAGGAGGTTCTCCTCGACGAGGACGTTCAGACCGAGATAGCGGAGGAGCTTAGGGAAGCGAGGAGGGAGATGCCCTACCTCGCGAGCAGTTTCTTCTACGGCGACCGCTACAACATAAGGACCGACGCCGTGGAGACGATGCCCTACTACGAGTTCAGGAAGGAGGAACCAGCGAGGGAATCAACGACGCTCGTTGCTTTCTACGACGGAAAGAAGGTCGAGGCCGGCCCGAGGGCGAGGATGAAGACCTACCGCGAGTTTAGAGATAACTCCCTCTACGGAATCCACCTCGCGAGGGTTCTCGATACAGAGCTCGCAATCCTGCGCCTGGGGGAGATTCTCGACGAGATTGACATGAACGAAGCCTTCAGGGTCAAAAACATCACCTTCGGCCCGGGCAGGGGCGTCGGCGTTTACGAGGCGCCGAGGGGGACGCTGATACACTACCTTGAGCTCGGCGAGGAGGGGCGCGTGGTCAGCTCGAAAATAGTCGTCCCGACGATGTTCAACATCCCGGTTATGGAGGAGATGGCGAAAGGGCTGAGCGTTAAGGCGGCGGAGGCAGTTATGAGGCTCTACGACCCGTGCATCCCCTGCACGACCCACGTCGTGAGGATGAGGTGA
- a CDS encoding Coenzyme F420 hydrogenase/dehydrogenase, beta subunit C-terminal domain yields MMPVGETLLGQIRAVYLGRATDEEILKRKVASGGAVTAMLTYALEKDLIEGVVTAKRTKGLEGEAVVARTKEELLETAGNRWSIVPFAARIKAKIEEEDLKKVAVVCLPCQAQFFGQMRDFPILETDFGNRIKYIVSLFCMGTFAFEAFLNYLRVKYGVRAEEIEDIRLSREFLEIHRETGVLAIPLKEAFSYLQTGCLVCSDYTGVWSDVSAGFVESEPGWTVLITRNQRGEELVRGAEKEGYLELRDGSHVLGDVLKKAREKLARAQRNMAQLL; encoded by the coding sequence ATGATGCCCGTTGGGGAAACCCTTCTCGGCCAGATTAGGGCCGTTTACCTCGGCAGGGCAACCGACGAAGAGATACTGAAGCGGAAGGTCGCAAGCGGCGGCGCTGTTACAGCCATGCTCACCTACGCCCTCGAAAAGGACCTCATAGAGGGTGTAGTTACCGCGAAGAGGACGAAGGGCCTTGAAGGCGAGGCCGTCGTTGCAAGGACGAAGGAGGAGCTCCTCGAAACCGCGGGAAACCGCTGGAGCATAGTCCCGTTCGCGGCGAGGATTAAGGCGAAGATAGAGGAGGAAGACCTGAAGAAGGTCGCGGTTGTCTGCCTTCCCTGCCAGGCGCAGTTCTTCGGTCAGATGAGGGACTTCCCAATACTCGAAACGGACTTCGGCAACAGGATTAAGTACATCGTCAGCCTGTTCTGCATGGGCACCTTCGCCTTTGAAGCGTTCCTGAACTACCTGCGCGTCAAGTACGGCGTCAGGGCAGAGGAGATAGAGGACATAAGGCTCTCAAGAGAATTCCTCGAAATCCACAGGGAGACAGGCGTTCTCGCGATACCGCTGAAGGAGGCGTTCTCCTACCTCCAGACGGGCTGTCTGGTATGCTCCGACTACACCGGGGTGTGGAGCGACGTTTCGGCGGGCTTCGTCGAGAGCGAACCCGGCTGGACGGTGCTGATAACGAGGAACCAGCGCGGTGAAGAGCTCGTCAGGGGGGCCGAGAAGGAGGGCTACCTTGAACTCCGCGACGGCTCCCACGTGCTCGGCGACGTGCTCAAAAAGGCGCGAGAGAAGCTCGCGAGGGCCCAGAGGAACATGGCCCAGCTCCTCTGA
- a CDS encoding signal peptidase I, which yields MKKRVDWYSLLSYALAIFVAVVLVLHFVFGFQYVVILTDSMKPHINPGDLVVTRPVSPSELHVGDVILYEIHLGNATYRITHRIVAIKRDDSGRIYFVTKGDNRKYTDPWRVYPDQVIGKVILVIPKVGMVWYYTPLIVLLIFLFIIGSLAYEIALILLEEEPPRPKWAKPSLLAIKRKKLKRYYRR from the coding sequence ATGAAGAAGCGCGTGGACTGGTATTCCCTGCTTTCATACGCGCTTGCAATTTTTGTCGCGGTCGTGTTAGTCCTCCACTTCGTCTTTGGCTTCCAGTACGTTGTTATACTGACGGACTCAATGAAGCCTCACATAAACCCCGGCGACCTCGTCGTCACCAGGCCGGTTTCTCCATCCGAGCTTCACGTCGGCGACGTGATACTCTACGAGATTCACCTCGGAAACGCCACTTACAGGATAACCCACAGGATAGTGGCAATCAAACGGGACGATTCTGGCAGAATCTACTTCGTGACGAAGGGCGACAACCGAAAGTACACCGACCCCTGGCGCGTTTATCCGGACCAGGTTATAGGGAAGGTAATCCTCGTGATTCCGAAGGTTGGCATGGTCTGGTACTACACTCCCCTGATAGTCCTCCTCATCTTCCTGTTCATAATCGGTAGCCTGGCCTACGAGATTGCCCTCATACTTCTTGAAGAAGAGCCTCCGAGGCCCAAGTGGGCCAAACCTTCACTGCTCGCAATCAAAAGGAAAAAGCTGAAGAGGTACTACCGCCGTTAA
- a CDS encoding tRNA (N(6)-L-threonylcarbamoyladenosine(37)-C(2))-methylthiotransferase — translation MVKVHVESYGCSRNKADGEIMEALLLKAGHELVETPEQADYIIVNTCAVKDPTELKMAKRIRELLDSGKRVIVTGCLVHVNPDVIDPRVSGILGVKSIDRIAEAIDVAERGGKLVSVEGWRERNPDKLELPRLWKPGVAFVVPISEGCLNACTYCATRFARGVLKSYKPELVVKWVKEALARGYREIILSSEDTGCYGFDIGTNLAELLDEITAIEGEFRVRVGMMNPNHVLKFLDELIDAYQDEKVYRFLHLPVQSGDNEVLRRMGRTYTVEEFEEIVRAFRKEIPDLNLNTDIIVGFPGETDEAFMNTVELVKRIKPDKINVSRYSARPGTIAARWKQLPGWLVKERSRLLHRLRLQIAYEINRAYVGRTVEVLVHGPGKKGGVEGRTFNYKEVILDSGSVGEFIEVKVTWAGSTYLRGVPVED, via the coding sequence ATGGTTAAAGTTCACGTCGAGAGCTACGGTTGCTCAAGGAACAAAGCTGATGGCGAGATAATGGAGGCCCTCCTTCTGAAAGCGGGCCACGAGTTAGTCGAGACTCCTGAGCAGGCTGATTACATCATCGTCAACACCTGCGCGGTTAAAGACCCGACGGAGCTCAAGATGGCGAAGAGGATTAGGGAGCTCCTTGATTCCGGGAAGAGGGTAATCGTTACCGGCTGTCTCGTCCACGTCAACCCCGATGTAATAGACCCGCGCGTCTCGGGGATTTTAGGCGTTAAGAGCATAGACAGAATCGCCGAGGCGATTGACGTTGCCGAGCGCGGAGGAAAGCTCGTCAGCGTGGAAGGCTGGCGGGAAAGAAACCCTGACAAGCTCGAACTCCCGAGGCTCTGGAAGCCCGGCGTCGCCTTCGTCGTCCCGATAAGCGAGGGTTGCCTCAACGCATGTACCTACTGCGCGACGCGCTTCGCTAGGGGCGTTTTGAAGAGCTACAAGCCAGAACTCGTCGTCAAATGGGTGAAGGAAGCCCTGGCAAGGGGTTACAGGGAGATTATCCTATCGAGCGAGGACACCGGTTGCTACGGCTTCGACATCGGGACGAACTTGGCTGAGCTCCTTGACGAAATAACGGCCATCGAAGGGGAGTTTCGCGTCAGGGTCGGCATGATGAACCCCAACCACGTCCTCAAGTTCCTCGACGAGCTGATTGATGCCTATCAGGACGAAAAGGTTTACCGCTTCCTCCATCTGCCGGTTCAGAGCGGTGACAACGAGGTTCTCAGGAGGATGGGGAGAACCTACACCGTTGAGGAGTTCGAGGAGATAGTTCGTGCCTTCAGGAAGGAGATTCCGGACTTGAACCTCAACACCGACATCATCGTTGGCTTCCCGGGGGAGACCGATGAGGCATTTATGAACACGGTCGAGCTCGTGAAGCGGATTAAGCCGGACAAGATTAACGTTTCTCGCTACTCGGCAAGGCCGGGAACGATAGCGGCAAGGTGGAAGCAGTTACCCGGCTGGCTCGTCAAGGAGCGCTCGAGGCTTTTGCACCGCCTGAGGCTTCAGATAGCCTACGAGATAAACAGGGCCTACGTCGGCAGAACCGTCGAGGTTCTCGTCCACGGCCCGGGCAAAAAAGGGGGAGTGGAGGGGAGAACCTTCAACTACAAGGAGGTAATCCTCGACTCGGGCAGTGTCGGGGAGTTCATTGAGGTCAAGGTCACTTGGGCCGGCTCCACTTATCTAAGGGGCGTTCCTGTGGAGGATTGA